In Brassica rapa cultivar Chiifu-401-42 chromosome A06, CAAS_Brap_v3.01, whole genome shotgun sequence, a single window of DNA contains:
- the LOC103871048 gene encoding F-box/kelch-repeat protein At1g55270: MDLSSQRQSSNGSRGFRLQAPLVDSVSCYSRVDSSLKTVVEARKFVPGSKLCIQPNINPNAHRPSKNSNRDRTRIQPPLLPGLPDDLAVACLIRVPRADHRKLRLVCKSWHRLASGNFFYSERKLLGRSEEWVHVFKKDRDGKISWNAFDPVTHLPQPLPPLPREYSEAVGFGCAVLSGCRLYLFGGKDPLRGSMRRVVFYNARTNKWHRAPDMLRKRHFFGCCVINNCLYVAGGECEGIQRRLRSAEVYDPNKNRWSFVADMGASMLPLLGVVYDNKWFLKGLGSHQQVMCEAYDPEANSWSSVSDGMVTGWRDPCACLDGRLYGLDCRDGCKLRVFDESTDSWNKFMDSKVHLGNSWAFEAAALVTLNNKLCIVRNNMSMSLVDVTNPDKNSPRLWENIAVKGQSKSIISNIWSSIAGRAVKIHIVHCQVLQA; the protein is encoded by the exons atggatctATCTTCTCAACGACAATCCTCAAATGGGTCAAGAGGTTTTCGCCTTCAAGCTCCATTG GTGGACTCTGTTTCTTGCTACAGCAGAGTAGATTCAAGTCTCAAGACCGTTGTAGAAGCAAGAAAGTTCGTTCCTGGCTCAAAGCTCTGTATCCAACCCAACATCAACCCCAACGCTCACCGTCCTAGCAAGAACTCTAACCGAGACAGAACAAGAATCCAACCTCCGCTTCTCCCTGGCCTCCCTGACGACCTAGCCGTCGCTTGCCTCATCCGCGTCCCTCGTGCAGACCACAGAAAACTCAGACTCGTGTGTAAGAGCTGGCACAGGCTTGCCTCTGGGAACTTCTTCTACTCGGAGAGGAAGTTACTTGGGAGGTCTGAAGAATGGGTTCACGTTTTCAAAAAGGACCGTGACGGGAAGATCTCCTGGAACGCGTTTGATCCCGTCACTCACCTTCCTCAGCCGCTTCCGCCTCTTCCTAGAGAGTACTCTGAAGCTGTTGGGTTTGGTTGTGCTGTTTTGAGCGGGTGTCGTCTTTACTTGTTTGGTGGTAAAGATCCGCTTAGAGGATCAATGAGGAGAGTTGTTTTCTATAACGCTAGAACAAACAAGTGGCATAGGGCACCTGACATGCTTAGGAAGAGACACTTCTTTGGTTGTTGTGTTATAAACAATTGCTTGTATGTAGCGGGTGGGGAGTGTGAAGGGATTCAGAGGAGGCTACGGTCAGCTGAGGTTTATGATCCGAACAAGAACAGGTGGAGTTTCGTTGCTGATATGGGGGCATCAATGTTGCCTCTTCTCGGTGTGGTTTATGATAATAAGTGGTTTCTCAAGGGTCTTGGGTCTCACCAACAGGTCATGTGTGAGGCTTATGACCCTGAAGCTAACTCGTGGAGCTCGGTTAGTGACGGGATGGTTACTGGTTGGAGAGACCCGTGTGCTTGCCTAGACGGTCGTCTTTACGGGTTGGATTGTAGGGACGGGTGTAAACTCAGGGTGTTTGATGAATCTACGGATTCTTGGAACAAGTTTATGGATAGTAAAGTTCACTTGGGGAACTCGTGGGCTTTTGAAGCTGCGGCTCTTGTTACGCTGAACAATAAGCTTTGTATAGTCAGGAACAATATGAGCATGAGTCTGGTTGATGTAACGAATCCTGATAAGAATAGTCCTAGGCTATGGGAGAACATTGCGGTCAAAGGACAGTCCAAGAGCATTATTAGTAATATATGGTCGAGTATAGCGGGAAGAGCTGTGAAAATTCATATTGTGCATTGCCAAGTGCTTCAAGCCTGA
- the LOC103871045 gene encoding probable acyl-activating enzyme 18, peroxisomal, whose protein sequence is MWKSIGELNSEDYVKAGLSLEEAKGFQKVVTDVISRTKGVDPRDQWKALVDECVLKPWHPHPLHQLLYYSIYSNWDASIHGPPLYWFPSLSLSKSTNLGRLMETHGPRLLGASYKNPLESFELFRRFSVEHPEVYWSIVIDELSLKFHTPPRCILDKSKPEGTWLPDAVLNTAECCLIPSSRSQREDDSLAVVWREEGFDDSPVSQMTFKELRQRVMLVANAISGSFATGDTIAIDMTMTVDAVIIYLAIIFAGCVVVSIADSFAAKEIATRLKISKAKGIFTQDHVLRGGRRYPLYSRVVEAAPSKIIVLPASGTELRVQLRDQDIPWKDFLSKASVEDNYGPIYVPVNSVINILFSSGTTGEPKAIPWTQLSPIRSACDGWAHFDVKVGNTYCWPTNLGWVMGPTLIFSCFLTGTTLALYHGSPLGHGFGKFVQDAGVTILGTVPSLVKTWKRTNCMEGLNWTKIKYFATTGEASNVDDVLWLSSKAYYKPVIEVCGGTELASSYIIGSPLQPQAFGAFSTPTMATRIIIFDENGVPYPEDQPCTGEVGLFPQHLGATDRLLNADHEEVYFKGMPMYKETRLRRHGDILKRTVGGYFTVQGRADDTMNLGGIKTSSIEIERVCDQADECISETAAVSITPPNGGPELLAIFTVLKEGFKKQSEEELKKKFSRAIQKDLNPLFKVSFVKIVAEFQRTASNKLLRRVLRDQMNQEIRSLRSRI, encoded by the exons ATGTGGAAGAGCATAGGAGAATTGAATAGTGAGGATTATGTGAAAGCTGGATTGAGTTTGGAAGAGGCTAAGGGGTTTCAGAAAGTGGTAACAGATGTGATTTCAAGGACTAAAGGTGTTGATCCAAGAGATCAATGGAAGGCTTTGGTGGATGAGTGTGTACTTAAGCCATGGCATCCTCATCCTCTTCATCAGCTtctctattactctatctattcaAACTGGGATGCATCTATCCACGGCCCTCCTCTCTACTGGTTCCCTTCTCT ATCTTTGTCAAAATCCACAAACTTAGGAAGGCTAATGGAAACTCACGGGCCAAGGCTTCTTGGTGCTTCATATAAAAACCCTCTAGAGAGTTTTGAGCTTTTCAGGAGATTCTCAGTTGAACATCCTGAA gTTTATTGGTCTATCGTTATCGACGAGCTTTCACTTAAGTTTCACACCCCTCCGAGGTGCATCCTTGACAAATCAAAACCTGAAGGGACATGGCTTCCTGATGCAGTACTTAATACTGCTGAATGTTGTCTGATACCTTCAAGCCGTTCTCAGAGGGAGGATGATAGTTTGGCTGTTGTATGGCGAGAGGAAGGCTTTGATGATTCTCCAGTCAGTCAAATGACATTCAAAGAACTCCGCCAGCGAGTAAT GTTGGTGGCAAATGCGATAAGTGGAAGTTTTGCAACGGGTGACACGATTGCAATCGATATGACAATGACAGTGGATGCAGTGATTATATATCTGGCAATCATATTTGCTGGTTGTGTTGTTGTCTCCATCGCAGACAGCTTTGCAGCTAAAGAAATTGCAACAAGGTTGAAAATATCTAAAGCAAAAGGCATTTTCACTCAG GATCATGTACTCAGAGGAGGTCGGAGATATCCTTTATACAG TCGGGTGGTTGAAGCTGCTCCATCAAAGATCATTGTCCTCCCAGCTTCAGGGACTGAACTGCGCGTTCAGTTAAGAGATCAGGACATACCGTGGAAGGATTTTCTGTCCAAAGCGAG TGTAGAGGACAACTATGGCCCCATTTATGTACCTGTAAACTCTGTGATTAATATTCTCTTCTCATCTGGAACTACAG GTGAACCGAAGGCTATACCGTGGACACAGCTCTCGCCAATTCGTAGTGCTTGTGATGGATGGGCTCATTTTGATGTCAAAGTGGGTAACACATACTGTTGGCCTACGAATCTTGGATGGGTGATGGGACCAACTCTTATATTTTCTTGCTTTCTAACCGGTACAACGCTTGCACTCTATCACGGGTCTCCCCTCGGCCACGGTTTTGGAAAGTTTGTTCAG GATGCTGGAGTTACGATTCTTGGTACTGTTCCAAGCTTGGTGAAAACTTGGAAGAGGACAAACTGTATGGAAGGCCTTAATTGGACAAAGATAAA ATATTTTGCCACAACAGGAGAAGCTTCAAATGTTGATGATGTTCTCTGGCTTTCTTCTAAAGCTTATTATAAACCTGTGATCGAAGTTTGTGGAGGTACAGAACTCGCTTCTTCGTACATCATTGGAAGCCCGCTTCAACCTCAGGCTTTTGGAGCGTTTAGCACACCAACCATGGCTACTAGAATCATCATCTTTGACGAAAACGGTGTCCCATAT CCGGAAGATCAACCGTGTACTGGAGAAGTTGGTTTGTTCCCCCAGCACCTTGGTGCCACGGATAGACTTCTGAACGCAGACCATGAGGAAGTTTACTTCAAGGGAATGCCAATGTATAAAGAAACA AGACTTAGAAGACATGGTGACATCTTGAAGAGAACCGTAGGAGGATATTTCACTGTTCAAGGCAGAGCTGATGATACCATGAACCTTGGAGGAATTAAG ACAAGTTCTATTGAGATAGAACGAGTGTGTGATCAAGCCGATGAATGCATCTCTGAGACGGCTGCAGTGAGCATAACGCCGCCTAACGGTGGTCCAGAGTTACTGGCCATATTCACAGTCTTGAAAGAAGGGTTCAAGAAACAAAGTGAAGAAGAGCTAAAGAAAAAATTCTCAAGAGCCATTCAAAAAGATCTTAATCCTCTCTTCAAG GTGAGTTTCGTGAAGATT
- the LOC103871047 gene encoding transcription initiation factor TFIID subunit 7 has protein sequence MEEQFILRVPPSVSERIDRLLSEEASTSDEIPLDLCFSEDGRSGTFMIGNEEFPASLLDLPAVVESFKTYDDSALVKTADIGQMIMVREPGDPTPNTVEYRHGLTPPMKDARKRRFRREPDLNPELVQRVERDLLNILSGRTIENGNEQQEETVANENANKKVSSSSPATPVEKPEEAAETGTNNNNNTPAEAEQERSDSEDSDDSM, from the exons ATGGAGGAACAGTTCATACTTAGGGTTCCACCCTCTGTTTCAGAGCGAATCGATCGGCTCTTGAGCGAGGAAGCTTCTACTTCCGACGAGATCCCTCTAGATTTGTGCTTCTCAG AGGATGGGAGAAGCGGGACGTTTATGATTGGAAACGAAGAGTTCCCGGCTTCTCTTCTGGATCTTCCTGCTGTTGTTGAGTCTTTTAAAACTTATGATGATTCTGCTTTAGTCAAAACTGCTGACATTGGCCAG ATGATCATGGTTAGGGAGCCAGGTGATCCCACGCCTAATACAGTTGAGTACAGACATGGTCTTACTCCTCCTATGAAGGATGCTCGGAAGAGAAGATTTCGCCGAGAGCCTGACCTTAAT CCGGAGCTTGTACAGCGCGTTGAGAGGGACTTGCTGAACATCTTGAGTGGCAGAACAATCGAAAAC GGAAATGAGCAGCAAGAGGAAACAGTTGCGAACGAGAATGCAAATAAGAAGGTCTCTTCCTCTTCACCTGCTACACCTGTTGAAAAGCCTGAAGAAGCTGCTGAGACAGggactaataataataataatactccAGCGGAAGCTGAGCAGGAGAGAAGTGATTCAGAAGATTCGGATGATTCTATGTGA
- the LOC103871046 gene encoding serine/arginine-rich SC35-like splicing factor SCL33: MRGRSYTPSPPRGGYGRRGRSPSPRGRYGGGRSSRDLPTSLLVRNLRHDCRQDDLRRSFEQFGPLKDIYLPRDYYTGNPRGFGFVQFVDPADAAEAKYHMDGYVLHGRELTVVFAEENRKKPIEMRARERGGVRRRSPPRYSRSPPRRRGRSRSRSGDYYSPPRRHHPRSISPRGERYDRGRSYSRSPAYNGSRGRSVTPARGKSRSISRSPRSTSRSPRGGGISPSPRRSISRSPSPRRSISRSPRGSRSPSPRRSRSYTPEQARSRSPPRGEQYEDRSPSQ, from the exons ATGAGGGGAAGGAGCTACACTCCGTCACCACCAAGGGGGGGTTATGGGAGGAGGGGTCGGTCCCCAAGCCCTAGAGGCCGATACGGAGGAGGTCGCAGCAGCAGGGACCTCCCCACCAGTCTTTTGGTTCGCAATCTACGCCATGACTGCAG GCAAGATGATCTCAGGAGGTCATTTGAGCAGTTCGGCCCTCTCAAGGACATTTACTTGCCAAGGGACTATTACACTGG AAATCCGCGAGGGTTTGGTTTTGTTCAGTTTGTGGATCCTGCTGACGCTGCTGAGGCGAAATATCATATGGATGGTTATGTTCTTCATGGCCGCGAGTTGACTGTTGTGTTTGCGGAAGAGAACAGGAAGAAACCTATTGAGATGAGAGCTAGGGAGCGCGGTGGAGTAAG GAGGCGGAGCCCCCCTAGGTATTCTCGTTCTCCTCCCCGTCGACGTGGTAGATCTCGGTCAAGGAGTGGTGATTACTATTCTCCTCCCCGAAGACATCACCCAAG GTCTATCTCTCCCAGGGGAGAACGGTATGATAGGGGGAGATCATACTCGCGCTCACCTGCCTACAATGGCTCAAGAGGTCGCAGTGTAACTCCAGCCAGAGGAAAGAGCCGCAGCATAAGCCGTAGCCCAAGAAGCACAAGTCGTAGTCCAAGAGGAGGCGGCATTAGCCCGAGTCCCAGAAGAAGCATAAGCCGTAGCCCGAGCCCTAGGAGAAGCATAAGCCGTAGCCCGAGAGGAAGCAGGAGTCCAAGCCCTAGGAGAAGCAGGAGCTACACACCTGAACAGGCCAGGAGCCGCAGCCCACCGCGTGGGGAGCAATACGAAGACCGTTCACCAAGCCAGTGA